A region of the bacterium genome:
TGATTGTAGAAGCTCTGGCTGCAGCAGCTTCAGCCTGATTTATTGTCTCATCAATACATTTTGGACTATGTGCCATACCAGCAACAAAGATGCCTTCAGTAGCAAAGTCAACTGGTCGCAGTTTGACATGCGCTTCAAGGAAAAAGCCTTCACTATTCAAAGGCACCTTTAACAGCTTTGCCAGTTTTTCATTCTCTTTCTCTGGCTCAACCCCATTTGAAAGGACCACAAGGTCTGGTACAATTTCGAGTTTCTCATTAAGAATCGGCTCAAATACAGAAATCATTAGTTTACCATTAGCTCTCCGCAACTCCGGTTTTGACTCATCGTCATATCTAATGAAGACAACACCCGCCTCTCTTGCCTTTCTATAGAAATCTTCTTTCAACCCGTACGTCCTTACATCCCGATATAGGACATAGATACTTGCATCAGGGTTTATCTCCAAAAGCCTTAATGAGTTTTTCACAGCCTGAGAGCAGCAAATTCTGCTACAGTATTGATGGCTATCATCTCTAGAACCAACACACTGAATCATCACTACAGATGATAGATTACAGATTACAGATGACAGATTTTTATCTTGTGTCTTGTTTCTGATTTCTTGCTTCTGATTTTTTGCTTCTTCAAGCAATCCTTCTAACTCTTTCTGTGTGATTACTCGTTTATCTTGACCATATAGATATTCAGTAGGCTGATACTCTTGTGCACCTGTAGCAACAATCACCACACCATGTTTAAATTTTTCCATAGTCCCGTCTTTAAGTATAACTTCAGTCTCATAATTTCCAATATAACCTGAAATTGATTCAATCTTTGCCTCATTGAACACTTTTATCAATCTGTTAGTTTTCACCTTTTCAATAGTTCTTATCAAGAAATTTTGTACATCCCTGCCTTCAATTGTATAATAGGTATGCCTTAAATTGCCACCAAGTTCATTCTCTTTTTCAACCATGAAGACCTCAAACCCTTGCTCAGCCAGCGAGATGCTTGAAATCATTCCCGCAATTCCACCTCCAATGACCAACGCTTTCTGAGTAACATCAATCTCAACCTGTTTTAGCGGTGCAATTAATCGTGCCTTAGCAACTGCCATTCTCACCAAATCTTTTGCCTTTTCAGTTGCTTCTTTTGGCTCTTTCATATGAATCCAACTGCATTGGTCACGAATATTTGCCATCTCAAACAAATAAGGGTTTAATCCCGCTTCCCTAATTGTGTCACGGAAAAGTGGCTCATGTGTCCTCGGTGTACAGGAAGCAACTATGACACGATTTAATTTGTGTTCTTTAATCAGCTCTACAATTCTCTTTTGTGTATCCTGTGAACAAGTATATAGATTATCTTCAGCATATACAACATTTGGTAGTGTTTTTGCATACTCTACTACAGAGGGCACATCTACATAACCGCCGATATTTATTCCACAGTGGCAGATAAATGCACCAATGCGTGGCTCTTGACCCAAGACATCCAACTCTGGTGGATATTCTTTTTTTGTGATTAATGTATTTCTAGCCTCAGTTAGAAGACACATCGCCTTAACTGCGGCAGCTGATGCCTGTGTTACAGTCTCAGGTATATCCTTTGGACCAGCAGATGTGCCACAGACATAGATGCCATCTTGAATTGTATCAACTGGCATAAACTCAGAAGTTCGACAGAACCCGTATTCGTTAAGGGTAACACGTAATCTTTTTGCCAATTGAGCCATACCAGCTTTGGGTAAAAGACCAACTGATAGGACAACCAGAGAAAACTCTTCATTTCTTATTTCACCAGCCTCACTTTCATAATGCACCATTAAATTCTTAGTATTTGAATCTTCATCAATCCTTGAAACACCAGCCCGAATAAATTTCACTCCATACTCATTCTTTGCCCGTTCATAATAGGATTCAAACCCTTTACCAAAAGTCCTGATGTCCATAAAAAATATTGTCGTCTCAAGTCCATTCTTTTCCACAGGATTCTGCGAAGAATGCTCCTTGGCAATGATTGCCTCTTTGATGGCATAGGTGCAACAGACTGATGAACAATAGCTTTTTCCAGACTGTGTATCCCTTGACCCAACACATTGTATAAATGCAATCCTTTTAGGTGGCTTACCATCTGATAATCTCTGAATATGGCCGCCAAACGGACCTGATGCTGAAAGTATTCTTTCAAATTCTATTGAGGTAACAACATTCTTATACCTTCCGTACCCATATTCACTCTTCTTTTTTGCATCAAATTCATCAAACCCAGGAGCAAGGATAATTGAGCCAACATTTAAGTTCAGAGTCTCCTCAGTCATAATATGATCAATTGCCTCTGCTTTACAAGCATCGACACAGAGGTAACAAGAGGCACAAATACCACATTCCATACATCGTTTTGCTTCTTCTACAGCCTGTTCTAAAGTGAAGCCAAACTCAATTTCAGACCAAGAATTTTTTCGAGCCTCTGGGACCAATATTTTTGGCTTTTGACGAAGTATTTTTTTAAATTCCTTTTCAGGTGCTTTAGCAATCTTTATTTCAGGCTTTTCACGTCCTGTTCTTAAGTTATCACCACTCAAAAATCTGTCAATAGAGATTGCTGCCTCGTTTCCATCAGCGACTGCCTCAATAATTGATGCAGGCCCTCTAACAATATCACCACCAGCAAATATACCTGGGACATTAGTCTCTAAGGTTAAGGGGTCCACCTTTAATGTCTTCCAAGGAGTCCACTCCAATTTTTCAAACCCAGAAGGGTTAGGTTCCTGCCCAATTGCTATAATAACTGTATCACCATTAATTGTTATTGGCTTACTTTCTTTTTTAAACTGCGGATTAAATTTTCCATCTTTATCATAAACCGAAATACACTCAATAGTTTCAAGTCCATAAATTTTACCCTCTTTTGCAACAATACTTTTAGGTCCCAATGAATGGTGGATTATCACACCTTCCTCCTCTGCTTCTATGATTTCCCACTCATGAGCAGGCATTCGGTCTTTTGATGTTAAATCCCTTGTCTCAAGGCAGACCATGTGAATCTCTTCAGCACCCAAACGGAGGGCAGTGCGAGCACAATCTATTGCTACATTGCCACCCCCAATGACAATAACTTGCTTACCAAAATTTTTGATATTTCTACTAGATTTAGCGGCTTTTAAAAATGGGATACCGTAGTGTACACCTTTATTTTCTATGCCTTCAATCTTTAACTTCTTCGCATTCTGAGCGCCAATTGCTATGAATATCGCTTTATATCCGTCATTCTTTAAATCTTTTAAGTCCTTATCCTTTCCAAAAGTTACCCCTCCTTTAAATTCAACACCAAAGTCGAGCAATCTTTTTATATCATAAAGTGCAATCTCATTTGGCAAGCGGTATTCTGGAATACAAGAAGTCATCATCCCACCCGGGATAGTAGAAGAGTCTAATACTGTCACTGGATAACCCATTTTTAATAACTTATAAGCACAGGTAAGACCTGATGGACCTGCCCCAATTATAGCAATTTTCTCTTGATGTGTTATCTCTGCCTTCTTAACTGGCTCATCACTATTATTTCTTGCCCAATCAGCTACAAATCTTTTCAGCCGCATTATAGAAACAGGTTCGTCTATATCTTTTCTATTACAATTTTCTTCACATGGATGATGACAGACTCGCCCACATATTGATGGGAATGGAAGAATACCACGGATATACTCAATTGCTTCCTTAAATTTGTTATGTGCAATAAAAGAAGAATATGCCTGCCCAGATAACCCAGCCGGACAAGCATCCTTACATGGCGGAATACCTGTTTTATCAATCTTAAATGCATTAGGAACCGCCTGTGGATAGGGGCGGTAAATTGCATTCCTTTCAGAAAGGAGTTCATCAAATTCATTTGGTAAATAGATTGGACAGACCTTAGCACAGTCACCACAGCCAGTACATTTAGCTTCATCTATATAGCGTGGCTCTTTTTTTACTGTTACAATAAAGTTACCAGCTTCACCAGATAAGCTTTCAATTTCAGCATTAGTAATTATCTTGATGTTTGGGTGACGAGCAACACTTACCAGTTTAGGTGCCAAAATACACATTGAGCAGTCATTTGTAGGAAAAGTTTTATCCAATTGTGCCATCACACCACCAATACTTGGACTCTTCTCCAGTAAATAAACCTTGAACCCCGAATCTGCCAAATCCAAACTTGCCTGAATACCACCAATACCACCACCAACCACAAAGACGGCACCTACCTTAGAGTTTATTGAGTTCTTTGAGTTCATTGAGTTTAGTTTTTATATTTTTTTGCTTTGTTGAATAAATATTTTTGGCACCTTTGATTTTCAACCTCTAACTTGGTTTTAGACAATTTTGACCTTGTCATTCTGAACAAAGTGAAGAATCTCATAAATCGGTGTCAATCAAGGTGTTGCAAGTTTTGTAAAGCGAATTATTCAACAAAGCATATTTTTGTTGACTTTTTTTCATATAATGTATAATATTCTAGATAAGGAGGTGAAAATGATATCATGGAAATATTGAAAATCAATAAGAATGGAATGCTTGTTCTCCCTAAGAGTTTAATTCCTATTTTTAAACCTTCAGATGAAATAGCCTGCTTTGCTAATGGAGATACCCTCATCTTAAAGAAAGTTACTCCCCCATACTTTCAGAAATACCCGAAAGGGTAAAAGAAAAACCCATGCCATTAAGGAAGATAGTTCGTGAAATTCACTCCTACAAACGAAAAATCTAACCAAATAATTTTTTTATTACTTCTTAATTCTTGCATCTTACTTCCTGCCCTTATAAACTCTTTATCTTCTCAAGCAATGCTCTTGTGGAAACCCTATTCATTCTTAAGCCAAGCAGTTTCTCATCAATTCCTAATGATAGACCGAGGAGTTGTGGATAATAAAGTACTGGGAGTTCATATTTTTCACCAAACTTTGACTCAATCTTTCTTTGATTATCGTCATACATCACACTACAGAATGGGCATACCAATACCATTGCATCTGTAGGGGTTTGATTAATCAAACCCCTACAGGCCAACTCTTGCAATTTTGGACGTGCAATTGAGTATGCTAAATCTTCACTAATCGCAAGAATACCAGCACCACAGCACTTCAGCTTTTCACTATAATTGATAGAATTAGCACCAGTTACCCTGATAAGGTCATCCAGTGAATACGGATTCTCGGGGTCTTCAGGATTGTTGTAGATATCAGTAGGTTTTAAATAGTGGCATCCGTAGTGGGATGCAATATTAAGATTTGATAGTTTCTTTTTTACCAGTTTCTTAATTTTATCAATTCCGATATCTTCATATAGAATCCTTGCAAAGTGCTTGACCCTAATATTTCTGCGCATCCGATAATTAATACCCTGCTTCTTTAGTGTTGCGATAATTCTTACCTTCTCGTTAAAGTGTTCAGTTAGATGCTTATTCGCTTCAGTAAGCGAGCTTGTACAAGCGCTACACAATGTGCAGATATCCAGCCCCTTATCTTCGGCAGTTAGCAGATTACAAGCTGCCATTAGAAGAAATGTCTCGTAGTGGACTGATTTTATTGGAAAACCACAACATTCAAAACCATCTAAGTCAACAAGCTCAATACCCAAAATATTAGCAACTGCCCTTGTTGCCATTTCGTAATTTCTGCCTCTACCTAAGACAGTGCAGCCAGAATATAGTGCGTATTTCATATAAGCGAATTACACTAATGATAGCAAATTTAACGAATACTATTCGACTTATTCGCTGTCATTTGTTCAATTTGTTTCCTACGTTTTTTCTTTGTAAAATAATTTTATCAAGTCCGGTCATCTCCACAATTTTTCTTGTAACCCCCTTTGTTTTCTCTATTTTAGGTAGTCCAAGTGCTATCCTCTTATTATTATCGAATTCATCAATCTCATATAATCTGCCGAATTGTTTAATGATATTTATCTGCTGGCTAAATGCCTGATGGATAAGCCCTTCTTTAACCGCAATATTCTTGACAGCATTCATCACCTCAGTAAATTGTACACCCTGTGGGCATCGCTCAGTGCAGGCATAGCAACTGGAACAGAACCAGATAAAATCGTTATTCAATACCCTATCCTTCATCCCTAAAAGGATCATCCGAATAATCTTACGTGGATTATACCTCTCATCAATCTCCCTTATTGGACAGCTGGCAGTACAAATCCCGCATGCAAAACAGAGTTTTATATTTTCACCACCCGTCTCCTGTGCTACTTCGTATTTGAATTTTGGTAAAAGTTCTGATGTATCCATTGTGTAAAAACGAATAACACGAATGATACCGAATTTATCGAATTATCTAAACATAAGGTGCTTTTCAATCTTTTTCAGTAGTGTCTCCGTCTCCACCGGTTTATCAATGTAGTCATCAGCAAGATGGTCAATAGCAATGTCAACTCCATATTCAGGTCTTGAGAACTGCTGTCCTATTGCAGTCAGTATTATGATAGGAATGGGACGAGTCCGATAATTCTCCCTTAATTCATAACAGGTCGTATAACCATCCTTTCCTGGCATAATTACATCAAGTAGGATTAAATCAGGGTTTTCATACCTTGCCTTGGCAATCCCCTCATCTCCATCTTTTGCCGCTATCACCTCATATTGATTAGCAGTTAAGATTTGCCGCGTAGCCTCAACAAAATCGGGGTCATCATCAATTAGTAATATTTTGGGCAGTTTTCTTTTCTCCTTTGGGACTGGTTTTGCGGCAGTTAAAAGGAAATTTACTTTTTCAAGAAGAGCTTGAGGATTACTGGTTTCTCAAGGAAAGCATCCGCTTTATGCTGTATTCCTATATGCTCTGCATAACTACCAGGTTTAGCTCCAATAGCTGTCAAAAGAATAATTGGTATTACAGAATATTTAGGGTCCTCTTTCAATTCAAGGCAAACCGAGTAACCATTTATGTCGGGTAGCATCACATCAAGAATTATTATATCTGGGGCATCAATTTTTGCCTTATTCAACCCTGTCTTTCCATCTTGTGCAATAATAACATCGTAACCCGCCTGCTCAATAATTGTCTTGCTTGCAGCACAAAAATCTGTGTCATCATCAACAAGTAAGATTTTTGTTTTTTTCATTTTCCCCTCCTGTAAGGGTTTGATTAATCAAATCCTTACTTTTTATCGTTTCAAAATTCTCATCTTTGCGGGCGCGAGGTAACCTCACCTTGATTTTTTATGAAACCGCAGATACACACAGATAAACGTAAATAATTAAAATTCATTTAATCTGCGTCTATTAGCGTTCATCCCGCCCCTTTGTGAAGGGGCGGAATTCATCTGCGGTTACACATACCTACATTATCTTCGGTAAATAAACACTAAATCTGCTCCCCTGATTCAACTTACTTTTTATCTCTAATCTTCCATCATGAATGTCCAATATCTTCTTTACAATTGCCAGACCAAGCCCAGAACCTGCTGCTACCCCTTCCCTTTTTATCCGATAAAACTCCTCTCCAATATGAGCAATCTCCTGTTCAGGGATACCGATACCAGTATCACTAACATCAATCACCCAGAAATTACCCTCTTCTCTTGACTCAACAATAACACTGCCGCCTTCACGATTATATTTAATCCCATTACTTATAAGGTTTGTAAAAACTTCTTTAATCATCCCTTTATTACCGTTGACTACAATATTATTGGCTATGGACTTTACCTTAAGACTTATATTCTTTTCCTTAGCAATAGGGTTAACTAAATCAACAACTTCATTAACAACCGAAGAAATAACTAACTCCTTAAATCCTTCTTTCAGTTTTAATTCCTCAACCCTTGAAAGCTTAAGCCATCGCTCAATGAGCGAGAGAAGTTCATTCAAGCGTATCTTCATTCTATTAATAATTTTCGACTGTTCCTCAGAAACTCTACCCGCTACACCACCGGATAGGACTTCCAAATATTGCATCACTGCAACTATTGGCGTCCTCAACTCGTGTGAAACCAGCGAAATAAAATTCTGTCTCATCCTCTCCTTTTCCTCTTTTAATCGCTTGGCTTCAAGTGAACTCCTTCTCTTTTCCAGTGCCCTTCTGATTACAATTCTTAACTCCTCTGGTGTAAAAGGTTTAGGTATATAATCATATGCACCAAGTTTCATTGCCTCAACAGCTGACTCAACAGTTGCATACCCTGTAATAACAATGACAATTGTATCAGGATTAATCTCTTTTATCTTTTTAAGTACATCCATTCCACTAAGCCCTGGCATTTTGAGGTCTAAAATTACAGCATCAAACGACTCTCTCTGTAACAAGGTAATCGCAGTCTCTCCATTCTCAGCTAATTTAACACTGTATTTATGAGATAGCACTTGTTCATAAGAGTCACGGATGACACTCTCATCATCAACAATCAGTATACTTGAGTTCATTTCTTATTGATAGGTAGATTTACAGTAAATGTAGTTCCCTTTCCTAATTCGCTTACAACTTCTATGTTACCATTGTGCCGTTGAACAATCCCATAACTGACAGCTAACCCTAATCCAGTGCCTTTACCAGCTTTTTTAGTTGTAAAAAATGGGTCAAATATTTTACCTATATTCTCTCTTGATATACCACATCCTGTATCAGTAAAGCTAATTTTGACAAACAGGGAATCAGGCGATGTAGTAGTTTTAATAGTTAACTTCCCATTCTCTTTTCCACATGATCCTTCGGACATTGCCTCACCGGCATTTACGAGAATATTTGTAAACACTTGCTGTATTTGGCTTCTATCTATCATAATCATTGGGATAGAAAGATTTAGCTCTTTAAGTATTTGGATATTCATAAACAATGGCTGTTTTCCGACAAGAGATAGAACTTCCTCTATAACACTGTTTATATTTGATAGTTCTAATTTAGGCTCAGTTTGGCGTGCAAAATCCAGCAGTCCTTTCACAATATCTTTACAACGAGTAGCTTCCTTTGCTATTTTCTCTTGAGCTTGCTTTATTATTCTGTCATTGATTAAGTGGATACCAGTAAAAGTGGCAACACAGCCAGTAATTACAACTACTATCAAAAAACTTGTAATCAACTTTACTCTTAAACTAATTTTCATTGATGTAAACTGAATTCTTATCCTAATGCTTCTACTCCGGGCAATTTGATTCCTGAAAGTAATTCAAGTGATGCACCCCCTCCTGTAGATATATGGGTAATTTGGCTACTCATTTCAAATTTATTCACTGCAGCAACTGTATCACCTCCACCTATCACTGTAATACCGCCTCTCTTTGTCACTTCTGCAATCTTTTTTGCTATAGCCTTTGTTCCGTTCTCAAATCTTGTAAACTCAAACACACCCATTGGACCGTTCCAGAACACAGTATTTGCGCTACTTAAAATTTCTGTGTACTGGGTTACAGTATTTGGTCCTATATCAAGCCCTACCCAGCCATCTGGAATCGTCTGTGCAGCTACTACTTTCTTCTCTGCCTCCTTATCAAATTTAGCTGCACATACAACATCTGAAGGTAGTAGCAGTTTATGTTTCCATTTATCAACAATTTCTTTTGCTAAAGTAAGTTTATCCTCCTCTAAAATAGAACTACCTACCCCATAGCCCATGGATTTAAAGAAAGTAAAAGCCATCCCTCCACCTAATAATAGCTTGTCCACAACTGGTAACAGGTTATTTATCACATCTATTTTACCAGAAATTTTTGCACCCCCAAGTAATGCAATAAATGGTTTTCTCGGTGACTTAAGTAGCCCACCAAGATATTTTAATTCCTTTTCCATAAGGAAGCCCGGTACCTTTATATCAAAATAGTGAGTTACCGCTTCAACTGATGCATGTGCTCTATGAGCTGCACCAAATGCATCGTTCACATATACATCACCTAACTTTGCTAATTCTTTTCCATATTTTGAATCGTTTGCCTCTTCCTCTGGATGAAATCTTGTATTTTCAAGTAGCATGACATCGCCATCCTGCATAGTATGTGTAGCTTTTTCATTTTCTTTCCCAATACAACAGGGCATAAATTTAACAGGTTTACCCAAAAGTTTTGAAAGCTGTTCTGCAACTGGCTTAAGAGACATAGATTCAACTCTTTTACCCTTCGGGCGGCCGAGATGCGACATTATTATAAGTTTGCTTCCTTTATTCAGAATATACTGTATCGTAGGAATAACAGCCCTGATGCGGGTATCGTCAGTTATCTCACCTGCCTCAATTGGGACATTAAAATCTACTCTCATCAACACACGCTTACCTTTTAGCTCAATATCCCTTAATGACCTCATAATCCCCTCCTATGTAACTTAACACAAAAAACTTTGTGAGATTGCTTCATCCTGACAAGGTCAGGACTCGCAATGACAAAGAAACTCCTACACAATTTAATACACAAATTTACTTTTAGACTTTTAGACTCTTACCCATATACTTTATAAGGTCTACTACTCTTGCAGCGTAACCGTATTCGTTGTCATACCAAGCTAACACCTTAACAAGGTTGCCGATAACCATAGTCTCAAGTGAATCAAATATTGCAGAATAAGAGTTACCTATGAAATCACAGGATACAAGTGGTGCATCTAAATACTGGATGTATTTTTTCATTACCCCACTTGCTGCCTCTTTAAATACTTTATTCACATCATTTACTGATGTACTTCTCTTAACCCGACAAACAAGGTCAACAAGTGATGCATCAATAGTAGGGACCCTAACTGCTATTCCATCAAGTTTACCCTTAAGTTCTGGTATGACAAGTCCGAGTGCCTTTGCAGCTCCTGTTGTAGTAGGTATCATTGAGACTGCAGCTGCCCTTGCTCGTCTCAAATCCTTATGAGGGGCATCAAGTAGTCTCTGGTCCATAGTGTATGCATGGATTGTAGTCATAAACCCGGACTCAATCCCAAAGCTCTCATTTAACACCTTTGCAATAGGGGCAAGGCAATTTGTAGTGCAGGAGGCATTAGATACTATATGATGCTTACTGGGGTCATAAGTATCCTCATTAACACCCATAACAATAGTGCAGTCTACTTCACCCTTAGCAGGTGCTGTTATTATTACTTTTTTAGCCCCTGCTTTTATATGGCCATAAACTTTATCTTTTGACCTGAAAACACCAGTTGACTCAATAACAATCTCAACTCCCAAATCCTTCCAAGGCAACTCTTCTGGTGTCTTTATAGCAAATACTTTATGCTCTTTTCCGTTGACTACAATTTTATTCCCGACACCTGTTGGGACTGATACTTCAGCATCTAAAATCCCGTAAGTTGAATCGTATTTGAGCAAGTGCGCCAGAGTAGCTGCGTCAGTAATATCGTTAAGCGCAACAATTTCTATATCAGTGTCATCTCCACAGGATCCTTTGGACATAGCTGCTCTATAAACAAGCCTACCAATCCTACCAAACCCATTAATCCCTATTCTCATAATTCACCCCCTTATGACAAAAATCAAATATCATTAATTTACTGAAGTATATTAAGAACTAATTGTAAAGTCAAGGATAAAAAATATTTGAGTTATAAAAATCTTGACAAAATTAGTAGTTAGTGTATTTTTACTATAATATATAATAGGTTTGAAAAATGGCTATATTACTTTTATCAATATTTTTGCCATTTGCACTCGGTATTGTGTGTTTTACTCTCCCTAAGAGGGTAAAATGGGTAGGGTTTTCAGACTTTTGTTTAATTTTAGGTATCATTTTATTATGGAGGGAGGCTCGAACATTTAGCATGACTGAAATCTACAAGCTCCCTTTGACAAGTGGACCAGTAGTTTCGGCATTTATATAATAATAATGATAGGTGCAATTGCAAAGGCTGGTTCTATGCCATTTCATACTTGGATAAGAGATGCAGCATACAAGGCACCACCACCAGTAATGGCACTTTTACCTGCTTCACTTGATAAGTTACTCGGAATATATCTACTTACCAGAATCTATCTTGACTTTTTTAAATTTGTTCCAAATTCAGGTCTTTCTATCTTTTCATTAGCTATTGGCTCTTTATTTGCTATATTTAGTAAGTGGAGGTAATAAGAAAATGAAAAAATGTCCATTTCTTGAAGAAGTGATTGTCAGATATTGTAAAGCTTACCCAATAAAGAAGTTAATTCCTCCAAGCACTTCAGATACAAATAGTATATGTTTGAATAATGGTTATGTTAAATGTTCTAAGTACCGAGATGTTGCTAAAGTAAAATCAAGGGGGTGAGTAAAATGAGTAATGAAGAAAATATAAAAGTAATGAAAGAAACTCCTGGCAAGGAGCGTCTGTGTGTATGGGCGAAGATGGGTGTAATTTCTCATCGGCTTTGCACTCTCAATTACGATTGCAATAAATGTGAATTTAATCAATCTCTTATGGATTCCAGTGGTAAATATGCGGAAGCACCAGAAATGTTTGATATCATTCATCGGTTAAGAAATCTACCAGCAACAGAAAGGAAATGTAGGTATATGTTGATGGGTGAGGTCTCGTATAAACTATGCCCAAATAACTACCTATGTGGCACATGTGAATATGACCAAAGAATGCAAGATGCTATTTATGGGCATCCAGCAGTTTTAGCTCGTAGGGCGAGAGTAGACCAGATAAAAGTGAAAGGCTTCTTAATTTTGCGCTCCCTATATTTTTACAACAAACATACATGGGTTAGAATAATAGATGAAAATACTGTAAGAGTAGGGTTAGATGACTTTGCCCAAAGATTATTAGGAAAGATAGAAGAAATAGACTTTCTTAGTAAGAAAGAATTGCGGCAAGGCGAAATCGGGTGGCAAGTTAGGACCAAAATTGGAGACGCTCAACTACTTTCTCCTATTAATGGAATAGTAAGTAAAATTAACGCTGACCTTTCTAATGTAGAGACACGCCAT
Encoded here:
- a CDS encoding phosphoglycerate kinase, whose protein sequence is MRSLRDIELKGKRVLMRVDFNVPIEAGEITDDTRIRAVIPTIQYILNKGSKLIIMSHLGRPKGKRVESMSLKPVAEQLSKLLGKPVKFMPCCIGKENEKATHTMQDGDVMLLENTRFHPEEEANDSKYGKELAKLGDVYVNDAFGAAHRAHASVEAVTHYFDIKVPGFLMEKELKYLGGLLKSPRKPFIALLGGAKISGKIDVINNLLPVVDKLLLGGGMAFTFFKSMGYGVGSSILEEDKLTLAKEIVDKWKHKLLLPSDVVCAAKFDKEAEKKVVAAQTIPDGWVGLDIGPNTVTQYTEILSSANTVFWNGPMGVFEFTRFENGTKAIAKKIAEVTKRGGITVIGGGDTVAAVNKFEMSSQITHISTGGGASLELLSGIKLPGVEALG
- the gap gene encoding type I glyceraldehyde-3-phosphate dehydrogenase; this encodes MRIGINGFGRIGRLVYRAAMSKGSCGDDTDIEIVALNDITDAATLAHLLKYDSTYGILDAEVSVPTGVGNKIVVNGKEHKVFAIKTPEELPWKDLGVEIVIESTGVFRSKDKVYGHIKAGAKKVIITAPAKGEVDCTIVMGVNEDTYDPSKHHIVSNASCTTNCLAPIAKVLNESFGIESGFMTTIHAYTMDQRLLDAPHKDLRRARAAAVSMIPTTTGAAKALGLVIPELKGKLDGIAVRVPTIDASLVDLVCRVKRSTSVNDVNKVFKEAASGVMKKYIQYLDAPLVSCDFIGNSYSAIFDSLETMVIGNLVKVLAWYDNEYGYAARVVDLIKYMGKSLKV
- a CDS encoding proton-conducting transporter membrane subunit, with protein sequence MIGAIAKAGSMPFHTWIRDAAYKAPPPVMALLPASLDKLLGIYLLTRIYLDFFKFVPNSGLSIFSLAIGSLFAIFSKWR
- a CDS encoding glycine cleavage system protein H; protein product: MSNEENIKVMKETPGKERLCVWAKMGVISHRLCTLNYDCNKCEFNQSLMDSSGKYAEAPEMFDIIHRLRNLPATERKCRYMLMGEVSYKLCPNNYLCGTCEYDQRMQDAIYGHPAVLARRARVDQIKVKGFLILRSLYFYNKHTWVRIIDENTVRVGLDDFAQRLLGKIEEIDFLSKKELRQGEIGWQVRTKIGDAQLLSPINGIVSKINADLSNVETRHGVSLLNTDPYGKGWVFELEPFNMEEGLKQLLKGDKAKDWLVDEIDRLSRRIESDIGVTVADGGALIHIIDKIDNKEWEKLVKEFLQ